A region of Methyloversatilis discipulorum DNA encodes the following proteins:
- a CDS encoding DUF1365 domain-containing protein: MSDVVAVSLCRGAVMHARATPVRTRFAYRLFFLRIALSRLGLQPVPMLALNRWAPLSFHYRDHGARDGSHPLPWIRALLAREGLGCADGEVVLQTMPRLFGYVFNPVSFWFCHDRAGALRAVLCEVNNTFGERHDYLVAHADGRPIGDGEWMETRKVFHVSPFFPVSGSYRFRFDRRGDLHAVAIDYHDGGERRLRTRVSGRAETMSRAAAWRALFAHPLMTLAVIARIHVQAFHLWRARVPFFSKPQPPVQEMTR, encoded by the coding sequence ATGAGTGATGTGGTGGCGGTCAGCCTCTGTCGCGGCGCGGTCATGCATGCCCGCGCGACGCCGGTGCGCACGCGATTCGCCTATCGCCTGTTCTTCTTGCGCATCGCGCTGAGCCGTCTTGGCCTGCAGCCGGTACCGATGCTGGCGCTGAACCGCTGGGCGCCGCTGTCCTTCCACTACCGCGACCACGGCGCGCGCGACGGATCGCACCCGCTGCCCTGGATACGTGCGCTGCTGGCGCGCGAGGGGCTGGGCTGTGCCGACGGCGAAGTGGTGCTGCAGACCATGCCGCGGCTGTTCGGCTACGTCTTCAACCCGGTCAGCTTCTGGTTCTGCCATGACCGTGCCGGTGCGCTGCGCGCCGTGCTGTGCGAGGTGAACAACACCTTCGGCGAGCGCCACGACTACCTGGTCGCGCACGCCGACGGTCGGCCGATCGGCGACGGCGAGTGGATGGAGACGCGCAAGGTGTTCCACGTGTCCCCCTTCTTCCCGGTCAGCGGCAGCTACCGCTTCCGCTTCGACCGGCGGGGCGACTTGCACGCGGTGGCCATCGACTATCACGACGGCGGCGAACGCCGGCTGCGCACACGCGTGTCCGGTCGTGCCGAAACCATGAGCCGGGCTGCCGCCTGGCGCGCGCTGTTCGCGCACCCGCTGATGACGCTGGCGGTGATCGCGCGCATCCACGTGCAGGCCTTCCATCTGTGGCGCGCGCGCGTGCCCTTCTTCAGCAAACCACAACCTCCCGTACAGGAAATGACCCGATGA
- a CDS encoding SAM-dependent methyltransferase codes for MNQPDVLISLERRNALPFAARQVCRLLERIEHGWLLMTLPSGELLSFGHHGEPVEMRVKDWATFDHVIARGDIGLGEAWFDGLWDSDHLARVLTLFALNREALGRAIHGNLLALALARVRHLCRANTRSGSRRNIMAHYDLGNDFYALWLDRSMTYSSALFEGDAQRDLAAAQHAKYARIARVLRLQREQPVIEIGCGWGGFAEVAARDNGAFVHGVTLSPAQLAWARERAQRGGFADRASFELCDYRDLRGQVSRIVSIEMLEAVGERWWPTYFAKLNGLLTVGGEAVVQTISIADDLFPRYRKGTDFIQQYVFPGGMLPSPSVFVDKARQAGLQVCDDYRFGLDYAITLARWRETFEQHTDALRALGFDTRFQRLWRFYLAYCEAGFRAGSIDVHQFHLVKP; via the coding sequence ATGAATCAGCCCGACGTCCTGATTTCGCTTGAGCGCCGGAACGCGCTGCCGTTCGCCGCCCGTCAGGTGTGCCGACTGCTCGAGCGCATCGAGCACGGCTGGCTGCTGATGACGCTGCCGAGCGGCGAGCTGCTGTCCTTCGGCCACCACGGCGAGCCGGTGGAAATGCGGGTGAAGGACTGGGCCACCTTCGATCACGTGATCGCACGCGGCGACATCGGCCTCGGCGAAGCCTGGTTCGACGGACTGTGGGACAGCGACCACCTGGCGCGCGTGCTCACGCTGTTCGCGCTGAACCGGGAGGCCCTCGGGCGCGCCATCCACGGCAACCTGCTGGCGCTCGCGCTGGCCCGCGTGCGCCACCTCTGCCGCGCCAACACGCGCAGCGGAAGCCGCCGCAACATCATGGCGCACTACGATCTGGGCAACGATTTCTATGCCCTGTGGCTGGACCGCAGCATGACCTATTCGAGCGCGCTGTTCGAAGGCGATGCGCAGCGCGATCTGGCGGCGGCCCAGCACGCCAAGTACGCGCGCATCGCCCGCGTGCTGCGCCTGCAGCGCGAGCAGCCGGTGATCGAGATCGGCTGTGGTTGGGGCGGCTTCGCCGAGGTGGCGGCGCGGGACAACGGTGCCTTCGTGCACGGCGTGACGCTGTCGCCGGCCCAACTCGCCTGGGCACGCGAGCGCGCCCAGCGCGGCGGCTTCGCCGACCGCGCCAGCTTCGAACTGTGCGACTACCGCGACCTGCGGGGTCAGGTCAGCCGCATCGTGTCGATCGAAATGCTGGAGGCGGTCGGCGAGCGCTGGTGGCCGACCTATTTCGCCAAGCTGAACGGCCTGCTGACGGTCGGCGGCGAGGCGGTGGTGCAGACCATCAGCATCGCCGACGATCTGTTCCCGCGCTATCGCAAGGGCACCGATTTCATCCAGCAGTACGTGTTCCCGGGTGGCATGCTGCCGTCGCCGTCGGTGTTCGTGGACAAGGCCCGGCAGGCCGGCCTGCAGGTGTGCGACGACTACCGCTTCGGCCTCGACTACGCGATCACGCTGGCGCGCTGGCGCGAAACTTTCGAGCAGCACACCGACGCCCTGCGCGCGCTCGGCTTTGATACCCGCTTCCAGCGGCTGTGGCGCTTCTACCTCGCCTACTGCGAGGCGGGCTTCCGCGCCGGATCGATCGATGTGCATCAGTTCCATCTGGTGAAGCCGTGA
- a CDS encoding chalcone isomerase family protein, with translation MIRRLLCALMFASACAFAQPPAGAIDLLDDPKPLGSGEMRWFGLKLYDATLWASGGRYQPTGGFALSLRYARDFDGVRLASASIDEIRRLGERDDAKLARWQDVLAGVFPNVKAGEVITGVKLADGSARFFHQGRALPAVDDRALSDAFFAIWLDPRTREPALRAKLLAEAGQAR, from the coding sequence GTGATCAGGCGTCTGCTCTGCGCGCTGATGTTCGCTTCGGCCTGCGCGTTCGCGCAGCCACCGGCCGGCGCGATCGATCTGCTTGATGATCCGAAGCCGCTGGGCAGTGGAGAAATGCGCTGGTTCGGACTCAAGCTGTACGACGCGACGTTGTGGGCCAGCGGCGGTCGTTACCAGCCGACCGGCGGCTTTGCGCTGAGCCTGCGCTACGCCCGCGACTTCGACGGCGTGCGGCTGGCCAGCGCCAGCATCGACGAAATCCGTCGGCTCGGTGAGCGCGACGACGCGAAGCTGGCGCGCTGGCAGGACGTGCTCGCCGGCGTGTTCCCCAACGTCAAGGCAGGCGAGGTGATCACCGGCGTCAAGCTGGCTGACGGCAGCGCGCGTTTTTTCCACCAGGGTCGGGCGCTTCCTGCGGTGGATGACCGTGCGCTGTCCGACGCCTTCTTCGCCATCTGGCTCGATCCGCGCACGCGCGAGCCGGCGCTGCGCGCGAAGCTGCTGGCCGAGGCCGGGCAGGCGCGGTGA
- a CDS encoding MFS transporter — MNTARVFAYGLLGAPLAAAALPIYIHIPKLYAEHYGVSLTLLGVVLFAARLVDALADPLIGAAGDRARGRRVIVLLGLLPLAVGLPALVKPLAGIDPLLWLVGALLLVYAGYSIATINYAAWGAELSTTPALGTRLVASREGWALVGVVAASVAPGLLADDAPDGLWRAVLYWLPWLALAALMTATAVPDLRPQATEQPLLVTLREVMRHARFRRLLAVFALNGIAAAVPGTLVLFFIADVLQAPEREGLFLALYFVAGVLALPLWTRLADRIGRARSWAASMLLAIAVFGWAWALGPGDATAFMLICVGSGIALGADLALPPALLAGLIARREEPLPAGGSFGVWTFVTKLNLALAAGVALPALALLGYRPGEQGDEARAALTAVYALLPLLLKAAALCLLWAGTRRLEPDLQGASS, encoded by the coding sequence GTGAACACCGCGCGGGTATTCGCCTACGGCCTGCTCGGTGCGCCACTGGCGGCCGCCGCGCTGCCGATCTACATCCATATCCCCAAGCTGTACGCCGAGCACTACGGCGTGTCGCTGACTTTGCTCGGCGTCGTGCTGTTCGCCGCGCGTCTGGTCGATGCGCTGGCCGACCCCTTGATCGGCGCCGCCGGAGATCGCGCGCGCGGGCGTCGCGTCATCGTGCTGCTCGGCCTGCTGCCGCTGGCGGTCGGCCTGCCCGCGCTGGTGAAGCCGCTGGCCGGCATCGACCCGCTGCTCTGGCTGGTCGGCGCGCTGCTGCTGGTCTATGCCGGCTACAGCATCGCCACCATCAACTACGCCGCCTGGGGCGCCGAACTGTCGACCACGCCCGCGCTGGGCACCCGGCTGGTGGCCTCACGCGAGGGCTGGGCGCTGGTCGGCGTGGTCGCCGCGTCGGTCGCGCCCGGCCTGCTGGCCGACGACGCGCCCGACGGCCTGTGGCGCGCCGTGTTGTACTGGTTGCCCTGGCTTGCGCTGGCCGCGCTGATGACCGCGACCGCGGTGCCGGACCTGCGGCCGCAGGCGACGGAGCAGCCGCTGCTGGTCACGCTGCGCGAGGTGATGCGGCACGCGCGCTTCCGCCGCCTGCTCGCGGTGTTCGCGCTCAATGGCATCGCGGCGGCGGTGCCCGGCACGCTGGTGCTGTTCTTCATCGCCGACGTGCTGCAGGCGCCGGAGCGCGAAGGTCTGTTTCTGGCGCTGTATTTCGTCGCCGGCGTGCTGGCGCTGCCGCTGTGGACGCGGTTGGCCGACCGCATCGGCCGCGCGCGCAGCTGGGCGGCGTCGATGCTGCTGGCGATCGCGGTGTTCGGCTGGGCATGGGCGCTGGGGCCGGGCGACGCCACCGCCTTCATGCTCATCTGCGTCGGCTCGGGCATCGCATTGGGCGCCGACCTCGCGCTGCCGCCGGCGCTGCTGGCCGGCCTGATCGCGCGGCGAGAAGAGCCGCTGCCGGCGGGCGGCAGCTTCGGCGTGTGGACCTTCGTCACCAAGCTCAATCTGGCCCTCGCGGCCGGCGTCGCACTGCCGGCGCTGGCGCTGCTCGGCTACCGGCCGGGCGAACAGGGCGACGAGGCGCGCGCCGCGCTGACCGCCGTCTATGCGCTGCTGCCGCTGCTGCTGAAGGCGGCGGCGCTCTGTCTGCTGTGGGCCGGCACGCGCCGGCTCGAACCCGATCTGCAAGGAGCTTCATCATGA
- a CDS encoding DUF3833 domain-containing protein produces MKKMLCRLLSVLGLATLAGCGGVPVEKYAAQKPVLDLKQYFNGPVTGWGMFQDRGGEVIKRFVVRIDASWQGDTGTLDERFEWSDGTQSRRVWTIRHLGEGRYSGRADDVVGEATGEASGNALRWRYVLALPVDDKVYNVDFDDWMYLIDDKVMLNRSAMSKFGVHLGEVTLSFTRGAP; encoded by the coding sequence ATGAAGAAAATGCTGTGCCGACTGCTGTCGGTGCTCGGGCTGGCTACGCTGGCCGGCTGCGGTGGCGTGCCGGTCGAGAAGTACGCGGCGCAGAAACCGGTGCTCGATCTGAAGCAGTATTTCAATGGCCCGGTGACCGGCTGGGGCATGTTCCAGGATCGTGGCGGCGAGGTGATCAAGCGTTTCGTCGTCCGCATCGATGCCAGCTGGCAGGGTGACACCGGCACGCTGGACGAGCGCTTTGAGTGGAGCGACGGCACGCAGAGCCGCCGCGTCTGGACCATCCGCCACCTCGGCGAGGGCCGCTACAGCGGCCGTGCCGACGACGTGGTCGGTGAGGCGACGGGCGAGGCGAGCGGCAATGCGCTGCGCTGGCGCTACGTGCTGGCGCTGCCGGTGGACGACAAGGTCTACAACGTCGACTTCGACGACTGGATGTATCTGATCGACGACAAGGTGATGCTGAACCGCTCGGCGATGAGCAAGTTCGGCGTCCATCTGGGCGAGGTGACGCTGTCCTTCACCCGCGGCGCGCCGTGA
- a CDS encoding SDR family NAD(P)-dependent oxidoreductase, translating into MFAPLNPPVKDWAGKRVWVIGASSGIGAALARRLIEAGARVALTARDAARLADVAGRASNVLQLPMDVSEPGALTRGAAELWACWGGIDAVFFVAARYRPVRAWELDDEDVDATLRTNVAAVMHGCAAVLPGMLVQQAGALVIVSSVAGYRGLPKALVYGASKAALINFAEALYMDIRPRGLGVHLVCPGFVETPLTAQNDFTMPALISADEAAGHILAGLARGDFHIHFPKRFTGWLRLLRLLPYRLYFAAVRRMTGL; encoded by the coding sequence ATGTTCGCGCCGCTGAATCCGCCCGTGAAGGATTGGGCCGGCAAACGCGTCTGGGTGATCGGTGCGTCCAGCGGCATTGGCGCCGCACTGGCGCGCCGGCTGATCGAGGCGGGCGCGCGCGTCGCGCTGACCGCCCGCGACGCGGCGCGGCTGGCCGACGTGGCCGGCCGTGCGTCGAACGTGCTGCAGCTTCCGATGGATGTCAGCGAACCGGGCGCGCTGACGCGCGGCGCCGCCGAACTGTGGGCATGCTGGGGTGGCATCGATGCGGTGTTCTTCGTCGCTGCGCGCTACCGTCCGGTACGCGCCTGGGAGCTGGACGACGAAGACGTCGACGCCACCTTGCGCACCAATGTCGCCGCCGTCATGCATGGCTGCGCCGCGGTGCTGCCCGGCATGCTGGTGCAGCAGGCCGGCGCGCTGGTCATCGTGTCCAGCGTTGCCGGTTACCGCGGACTGCCGAAGGCGCTGGTCTATGGCGCGAGCAAGGCGGCGCTGATCAATTTCGCCGAGGCGCTGTACATGGACATCCGCCCGCGCGGGCTGGGCGTGCATCTGGTGTGCCCGGGCTTCGTCGAAACGCCGCTGACCGCGCAGAACGACTTCACGATGCCAGCGCTGATCAGCGCCGACGAGGCGGCCGGCCATATCCTCGCCGGCCTCGCGCGCGGCGATTTCCACATCCATTTTCCGAAGCGCTTCACCGGCTGGCTGCGGCTGCTGCGCCTGCTGCCCTACCGGCTGTACTTCGCCGCGGTCAGGCGAATGACCGGCCTGTGA
- the aroC gene encoding chorismate synthase, with translation MSGNTLGTLFCVTSFGESHGPAIGCVVDGCPPGLALSAADIQAELDRRKPGTSRHVTQRREPDEVEILSGVFEGITTGTPIALLIRNQDQRSKDYGNIAETFRPGHADYGYWQKYGIRDHRGGGRSSARETAVRVAAGAIARKWLRERYGIDIHGWMSQLGPIRIEYRDREAIANNPFFAPDATIVPELELFMDQLRKSGDSCGARIDVVASGVPVGWGEPVYDRLDADIAHAMMGINAVKGVEIGAGFASVEQRGTEHSDEMSPQGFLSNNAGGVLGGISTGQDVRVSIAIKPTSSIRLDRHSIDKAGNPVIVNTHGRHDPCVGIRATPVAEAMLALVLMDHALRHRAQCGDVDCPTPRIPAAAPADVIERLRAQRDAAVDDPEPDEA, from the coding sequence ATGTCCGGCAATACTTTGGGCACGCTTTTCTGTGTCACCTCCTTCGGTGAATCGCATGGCCCGGCCATCGGTTGCGTGGTCGACGGCTGTCCGCCGGGGCTGGCGCTGAGCGCCGCCGACATCCAGGCCGAACTGGACCGGCGCAAGCCCGGCACCTCGCGCCACGTGACGCAGCGGCGCGAGCCGGACGAGGTGGAAATCCTGTCCGGCGTGTTCGAAGGCATCACCACCGGCACGCCGATCGCGCTGCTCATCCGCAACCAGGACCAGCGCTCGAAGGACTACGGCAACATCGCCGAAACCTTCCGCCCGGGCCACGCCGACTACGGCTACTGGCAGAAGTACGGCATCCGCGACCATCGCGGCGGCGGCCGCTCGTCGGCGCGCGAGACCGCGGTGCGGGTGGCGGCCGGCGCGATCGCCCGCAAGTGGCTGCGCGAGCGCTACGGCATCGACATCCACGGCTGGATGAGTCAGCTCGGACCGATCCGCATCGAGTACCGCGACCGTGAAGCCATCGCGAACAACCCGTTCTTCGCACCGGACGCCACCATCGTCCCGGAGCTCGAACTGTTCATGGACCAGCTGCGCAAATCCGGCGACTCCTGCGGCGCGCGCATCGACGTGGTCGCCAGCGGCGTGCCCGTGGGCTGGGGCGAACCGGTGTACGACCGGCTGGACGCCGACATCGCGCACGCGATGATGGGCATCAACGCGGTCAAGGGTGTGGAGATCGGTGCCGGTTTCGCCAGCGTCGAACAGCGCGGCACCGAACACTCGGACGAAATGTCGCCGCAAGGCTTCCTGTCGAACAACGCAGGCGGCGTGCTGGGCGGCATTTCGACCGGCCAGGACGTGCGCGTGTCCATCGCCATCAAGCCCACCTCCAGCATCCGCCTCGACCGTCATTCGATCGACAAGGCCGGCAACCCGGTCATCGTGAACACGCACGGCCGGCACGACCCCTGCGTCGGCATCCGCGCCACGCCGGTGGCCGAGGCCATGCTTGCGCTGGTGCTGATGGACCACGCGCTGCGCCACCGTGCGCAGTGCGGCGACGTCGATTGCCCGACGCCGCGCATTCCGGCGGCCGCCCCGGCCGACGTGATCGAACGGCTGCGCGCGCAACGTGACGCCGCCGTGGACGATCCGGAGCCGGACGAAGCCTGA
- a CDS encoding TonB-dependent receptor codes for MRTKNFGGGAAPAAALVLVSCALSGAAHGQEEEVIELAPVEIRAPRIITPLPGVVIDRDQSSVNVQSATAEDIRQQQSINITDFLNTTGQSITINDYAGNPFQQDLSFRGFSASPLVGTPQGLSVYLDGVRVNEPFGEVVNWDLIPTIAIERTDLIPGSNPLFGLNTIGGALSLQTKSGFTSQRFEATRTQGSWGRSQNQLAVGGNNGTVAGFFAISEFREDGWRDNSPSSVNQYFGRIDARIGKVELTGSLLKVDNKLTGNGLVPYEDWQVRPESVFTSPDTNDNDLTHINLRARLDISDRDSLSLGLYQRKLTQRSVGGDFWDDFDRLSYGRLDDCPLSNFPYVSANGAYDPVGGPTSPGCPGFAPNGLFNIGGTSQEAMGLTLQWVHVGDKHQVVVGGTFDRNDMSYGQGQLLGFIDGDRNIYTDPSKADELGLAPLETLIQRNNLTGSNEAVAIFATDTWTVQDNFFVNYGLRWSRTHVKNQLVSDKPIPLYQFTQNFLNTRQMRCGTLADATARFLCSEGDYTYYSANPSFGMSWLPTPELNFFMNVSKGSRTPSVIELGCARDKEVENQNNGKSIGCSVPTALTSDPYLPQVRSLSTEFGLRGTALEGKIDFNATVFVTELEDDILFVSLGRKNRGVFDTFESTTREGFELGMTARLGKHTFRAAYTRLEATFDSTARVVNQSNSSSNKTPGQLNEFTIKPGDFIPGIPRDVLRLGWNYDATDKLSFGVNMIAHAGSYSRGNENNEHQAGGDDEYGDSFGGGSAGLGRAYVGKGSTAGYAVFHFVGRYRITPQLTVFARVDNLFDKQYVTASELELNPFVAGNFGARDASGFNYNSFAWTHSQFVGPGSPRAGWVGLTYAFDMPRSN; via the coding sequence ATGAGAACCAAAAATTTCGGAGGTGGGGCGGCACCCGCGGCAGCGCTGGTGCTGGTCTCGTGCGCACTGTCGGGCGCAGCCCATGGACAGGAGGAAGAGGTGATCGAGCTGGCTCCGGTCGAGATTCGCGCGCCGCGCATCATCACGCCGTTGCCGGGCGTGGTGATCGATCGCGACCAGTCCAGCGTCAACGTGCAGAGTGCGACGGCCGAGGATATCCGCCAGCAGCAGTCGATCAACATCACCGATTTCCTGAACACCACCGGTCAGTCGATCACGATCAACGACTATGCCGGCAACCCCTTCCAGCAGGATCTGAGCTTTCGCGGTTTTTCGGCGTCGCCGCTGGTTGGCACACCGCAGGGCCTGTCGGTCTACCTCGACGGCGTGCGCGTCAACGAGCCCTTCGGTGAAGTGGTGAACTGGGATCTGATCCCGACCATCGCGATCGAACGCACCGACCTGATTCCGGGCTCGAATCCGCTGTTCGGCCTCAACACGATAGGCGGCGCGTTGTCGCTGCAGACCAAGTCCGGCTTCACTTCGCAGCGTTTCGAAGCGACCCGCACTCAGGGCTCGTGGGGTCGTTCGCAGAACCAGCTTGCGGTTGGCGGCAACAACGGCACGGTGGCCGGCTTCTTCGCGATTAGCGAGTTCCGTGAGGACGGCTGGCGCGACAACTCACCGAGCAGCGTGAACCAGTATTTCGGCCGCATCGATGCGCGCATCGGCAAGGTCGAACTGACCGGCTCCCTGCTGAAGGTGGACAACAAGCTCACGGGCAACGGGCTCGTGCCCTACGAAGACTGGCAAGTGCGGCCGGAGTCGGTGTTCACCTCGCCCGACACCAACGACAACGATCTGACGCACATCAATCTGCGTGCTCGCCTCGACATCAGCGACCGCGACAGCCTGTCGCTCGGCCTGTACCAGCGCAAGCTGACGCAGCGCTCGGTCGGCGGCGACTTCTGGGACGACTTCGACCGCCTGTCCTACGGCCGGCTCGACGACTGCCCGCTGAGCAATTTTCCCTATGTGTCGGCCAACGGCGCCTACGACCCGGTCGGCGGACCGACCTCGCCCGGCTGTCCGGGTTTCGCGCCCAATGGTCTGTTCAACATTGGTGGCACTTCGCAGGAGGCGATGGGCTTGACGCTGCAGTGGGTGCATGTCGGCGACAAGCACCAGGTGGTGGTCGGCGGCACCTTCGACCGCAACGACATGAGCTACGGCCAGGGCCAGTTGCTCGGCTTCATCGACGGCGACCGCAACATCTACACCGATCCGTCGAAGGCCGACGAACTCGGTCTCGCGCCGCTGGAGACGCTGATCCAGCGCAACAACCTGACCGGATCGAACGAGGCGGTCGCGATCTTCGCCACCGACACCTGGACCGTGCAGGACAATTTCTTCGTGAACTACGGCCTGCGCTGGAGCCGCACGCACGTGAAGAACCAGCTGGTGTCGGACAAGCCGATTCCGCTCTACCAGTTCACGCAGAACTTCCTGAACACCCGTCAGATGCGCTGCGGCACCCTGGCCGACGCGACCGCCCGTTTCCTCTGTTCGGAGGGCGATTACACCTACTACAGCGCCAATCCGTCCTTCGGCATGTCGTGGTTGCCGACGCCCGAGCTGAATTTCTTCATGAACGTCAGCAAGGGCTCGCGCACGCCGTCGGTGATCGAACTGGGCTGTGCCCGCGACAAGGAAGTCGAGAACCAGAACAACGGCAAGAGCATCGGCTGTTCGGTGCCGACCGCGCTGACCAGCGATCCCTATCTGCCGCAGGTACGTTCGCTGAGTACCGAGTTCGGTCTGCGCGGTACCGCGCTGGAGGGCAAGATCGATTTCAACGCGACGGTGTTCGTGACCGAACTCGAAGACGACATCCTGTTCGTGTCGCTCGGCCGCAAGAACCGTGGCGTGTTCGACACCTTCGAGAGCACGACGCGCGAAGGCTTCGAACTGGGCATGACCGCGAGACTGGGCAAGCACACCTTCCGCGCCGCCTACACGCGGCTCGAAGCGACCTTCGATTCGACCGCACGGGTGGTGAACCAGTCGAACAGCAGTTCGAACAAGACGCCGGGCCAGCTCAACGAATTCACGATCAAGCCGGGTGACTTCATCCCGGGCATTCCGCGTGACGTGCTGCGTCTGGGCTGGAATTACGACGCCACCGACAAGCTCAGCTTCGGCGTGAACATGATCGCGCATGCCGGTTCCTACTCGCGCGGCAACGAGAACAACGAGCATCAGGCAGGTGGCGACGACGAGTACGGCGACTCCTTCGGTGGTGGCTCGGCGGGTCTCGGCCGGGCCTATGTCGGCAAGGGCTCGACTGCCGGCTACGCGGTATTCCACTTCGTCGGCCGCTACCGCATCACGCCCCAGCTCACGGTGTTCGCCCGCGTCGACAACCTGTTCGACAAACAGTACGTCACCGCCAGCGAACTCGAACTGAATCCCTTCGTCGCCGGCAATTTCGGCGCCCGTGATGCTTCCGGCTTCAACTACAACTCCTTCGCCTGGACCCATTCGCAGTTCGTCGGCCCCGGCTCGCCCCGCGCCGGCTGGGTCGGCCTGACCTATGCCTTCGACATGCCACGGAGCAACTGA
- a CDS encoding PEP-CTERM sorting domain-containing protein, translating into MKLRATALAAMLAAIAAPAQAGDFTSLLENTGPGPDLKWGTADDTDAVGPGADGLLGTADDTTVKVSGANQPAGDKLYLQTDNVVASGGNANVPLSIDYSATEWRTAAIGGTVPRGTPTASGTLSLIDYHVTTGITLGSDTIGDAYDFVFRDSRDNALVFGTRFVLGQSPSYADDAELNFMYRYGFVEGDKVFDVKAAWLFYGDFDLRMYNASRSDVRSLTGTPLLDLNAVAFQADVNLSEGNPFSGMYLLKTDATDYKWMDDAIGYYQAGEEGQALLYSAIGGFAPTVAAVPEPSEYAMFLAGLGVIGAVVRRRLRA; encoded by the coding sequence ATGAAACTACGCGCAACAGCCCTGGCAGCAATGCTGGCGGCGATCGCTGCGCCGGCGCAGGCGGGTGACTTCACCAGCCTGCTGGAGAACACCGGACCCGGCCCCGACCTGAAGTGGGGTACGGCCGATGACACCGATGCGGTCGGCCCCGGCGCCGACGGTCTGCTCGGTACGGCCGACGACACCACGGTCAAGGTGTCCGGCGCCAACCAGCCGGCAGGCGACAAGCTCTATCTGCAGACTGACAACGTCGTGGCCAGCGGCGGCAACGCCAACGTTCCGCTGAGCATCGACTATTCGGCGACCGAGTGGCGTACGGCCGCGATTGGCGGCACGGTGCCGCGCGGCACGCCGACGGCGTCGGGCACGCTGTCGCTGATCGACTATCACGTGACGACCGGCATCACGCTGGGCAGCGACACCATCGGTGACGCCTACGACTTCGTGTTCCGTGATTCGCGCGACAACGCACTGGTGTTCGGCACCCGCTTCGTGCTCGGCCAGTCGCCCTCCTATGCCGACGACGCGGAACTGAACTTCATGTACCGCTACGGCTTCGTCGAAGGCGACAAGGTGTTCGACGTGAAGGCCGCCTGGCTGTTCTATGGCGACTTCGACCTGCGCATGTACAACGCCTCGCGCAGCGATGTGCGTTCGCTGACCGGTACGCCGCTGCTCGACCTGAACGCGGTCGCTTTCCAGGCTGACGTGAACCTGTCCGAGGGCAATCCTTTCAGCGGCATGTATCTGCTGAAGACCGACGCTACCGACTACAAGTGGATGGACGACGCGATCGGCTACTACCAGGCGGGTGAAGAAGGCCAGGCGCTGCTGTACAGCGCGATCGGCGGTTTCGCGCCGACCGTCGCGGCCGTTCCCGAGCCGTCCGAGTACGCCATGTTCCTTGCCGGTCTGGGCGTCATCGGTGCCGTCGTGCGCCGTCGCCTGCGGGCCTGA
- a CDS encoding PEP-CTERM sorting domain-containing protein codes for MKIKTLALSLLLGFSAHSAWAFVALPESGTLRITGTNNPATDPLFLGADWAPADNGYTQVARRISSVIYDGMDVGTFYDYVYRYTDGTLAFASRFTLEVGEVEIGDLEYETEINDILRSGFAGYDVSVGWYDSGTDSDFRLQSVAHTSNGVRTRPTNPVDVFDDNVVDFRTDISVEEDNPTTGWYVIKTNATEFDYLTGAVTIRQAPSLDGVSPPLRVANFEGFAPIAAPVPEPSEYAMFLAGLGMVGFVARRRMNRI; via the coding sequence ATGAAGATCAAGACCCTTGCGCTGTCCCTGCTGCTCGGCTTTTCCGCTCACTCTGCCTGGGCTTTCGTCGCGCTGCCGGAAAGCGGCACGCTGCGCATCACCGGCACCAACAACCCGGCGACCGATCCGCTCTTCCTCGGCGCCGACTGGGCTCCGGCCGACAATGGTTACACCCAGGTCGCTCGTCGCATCAGCTCGGTGATCTATGACGGCATGGACGTCGGCACCTTCTACGACTACGTCTATCGCTATACCGACGGTACGCTTGCTTTCGCTTCGCGCTTTACGCTGGAAGTGGGTGAAGTCGAGATCGGCGATCTCGAGTACGAGACCGAAATCAACGACATCCTGCGCAGCGGCTTCGCCGGCTATGACGTGTCGGTCGGCTGGTACGACTCGGGCACCGACAGCGACTTCCGTCTGCAGAGCGTCGCTCACACCTCCAACGGCGTGCGTACCCGTCCGACCAACCCGGTCGATGTGTTCGATGACAACGTGGTGGATTTCCGTACCGACATTTCGGTGGAAGAAGACAACCCCACCACCGGCTGGTACGTGATCAAGACCAACGCGACCGAGTTCGACTACCTCACGGGCGCCGTGACCATCCGCCAGGCACCGAGCCTGGACGGCGTGTCGCCGCCGCTGCGCGTCGCCAACTTCGAAGGTTTCGCGCCGATCGCCGCGCCGGTACCGGAACCGTCCGAGTACGCCATGTTCCTGGCCGGTCTGGGCATGGTGGGCTTCGTTGCCCGCCGTCGCATGAACCGCATCTGA